The genomic segment TGAGCGGCCTGAAGCTGCGACGCTCCGAGTCTAAAAGCTCTCTGGCCAGTCAGCTCAGCAAGCAGAGCTCCTTCTGCAGCGAGGCCGGCATGAGCACCGTCAGCTCTGCTGCGTCCGACATCCACTCCAACGCCAGTGAAAGCGAGCAGGGCGCTCCTGTGGACGCCACTGTCACGGAAATGTACGCTGGCGAGTGGCGGAGCGACCAGCGGGCCGGCTGGGGCGTGAGCCGGCGCTCGGACGGCCTGCATTACGAAGGTGAGTGGGCGGGGAACAAGAGGCACGGGTACGGATGCACCACCTTCCCCGACGGCACCAAGGAGGAAGGAAAGTACAAGCAGAACGTGTTGGTGAGCGGCAAACGCAAGAACCTGATCCCGCTGAGGGCGAGTAAAATCAGAGAGAAGGTGGACCGGGCGGTGGAAGCTGCTGAGAAGGCCGCAGACATCGCCAAGCAGAAGGCAGAGATCGCCATGTCAAGGTCAGCAAAACAAACGTAGAGTCACCAAAGATCCACAGAAACATCTTCTGTTTATGGTTCGAGCTTCTGTGGTTGAATTTTGGCCCTGACAGCCTTCCATACATCAGGGTTCCATTACTACAGCTGTTGATTTCAGAATAGACGATAAAATGAGAAAGTCGCCGACACACTGAGTTTAACTTCTTTACATCCATGTCAGTTTATGAAACCTGGATATTTAGATTCACAGAGCAGGTGTAGCTCAAATCTCCCTATTGATTCTGTATCTTCATGGATACAGAATCAATGCTCACCTTTACATCTCCAGCGTGTGTGACTGCagtgtttccacctgtgctgtgCAGGATGAGCCACGCTCGTGGGAAGGCGGAGGCAGCGGAAGGAGTCGCTCAGAAGGCCACAGAGGAGTGCCGACTGGCCCGGATAGCCGCCAAAGAGCTTTCTCCCTCCTTCCACATCTACGGAAACGGTGAGCGGACGAAACACGAAGAAGAAGAGtgtccgacacacacacacacacacacacacacacacacacacacacacacacggcctctGATGTCATCAGTCAGGTTAATCTGAGATAATTTACTAAAACCTCTCGTACGGTggctttaagtacattttgagAATCACTTTAAACCTGCAAGTGTCTGctgaatattaaaatattgaTACTCTAATAATATACTGATAATGTTGTAACATCCAGCTGATTCACTGATTAGTTGATTTTGacaattattaattattttacttcACTTTGCTGGTTCGAGCTTCTTAAACGGGAGAATttacactttttcttttaccaGCCGGACATTTTTCACTTCGCTTTGACGTTTTATAAACAAAGCGAATAATCGATGAATCGAGAAAAACAACCAGCAGATGAATCAACAACTAAAATCATTGGGTGTCGTCAGTAAAACGTTTTGGATTTCAGCCGAATTTTGAGTTTAAAGTTGCATTGATAGCTGCAAATAAtgtattgatcctgtttgagttgtgtcatgaatcacacggatgatgtttgtcagttaaAACATAATTTTCCAGGTCaataaagtctcagtttgttgtGATTAAAGTTTAaacctcatgtagttttgtgttaaagcgcTCAGTGAGCTACATCGTCtcatcaacaccaacatggagccgACTGCGCTCAGAAATAACTCTGCTCATGTTGACGACTGCAGTTCCTTGacaggagagctggttctggttcagttctgtgacaggagagctggttctggttcagttctgtgacaGGAGAGCTGGTTCTTGTTATTAGCAGTTTAAGTCAGGAGACGACGTCACTGACGACATCAGCTGTGTCGTCTTTGTAATGACGTGTTTTCAGTCTGatgtttcattagtttgatgacGAACATCatctgtgtgattcatgacacagttCAAACCGGATCAATActtcatctgtctctctttgttcaCAAAGGTTTTATGAAATAAGATCCACTGGAGTCTtcacctctcctccatctccccaGAAAGAGTTGTTAGCAAATAATAATCTGATTTTAAACATCCAGCAGTCACAGAGCAACATCAGCTTCATTTGGAGTTTTATTTTCAACCACTTGATCAATTCATGGGAAATATTTGGCAGCTAACGTCAgaatgtgtctgtctgctgtacGATGATCCATCACAGCTGCCAGATCAGAGACGGccagaaagacaaaaacaagagaaGTGAAATATGTTGAAAATCCTCAAAATACACCTAAAataccaaaagtaaaagtactcacgACGTACCGATACATTCATCACTTTAACGTTGAAGCTGTTAAAGCTGGAgctcatttaatttaactttatattGTTTATCTGCCTGTTGATTTCCCTGTGAGGATCAATAACGTTTCATCTTAAtctataataatgataataataataaaacgtcatcatttatttgtgtattttattttctattagtTATCTGAGACTGCAATATAATCTGAGTTGTCAGACAAacaaagtaaagtacaagtatgaGTACAAATACttcttgagtaaatatacttcagttacattccaccactgataTAAACTCTTAGCTTTATAAACACGCTGGCTTTATACACATTTAGAAACATtaattctgtctttttctttccctttggCTCAGTTTGAGTTTCCTGAGGAGCAACAAtaacattaaattattttattggcAAATATTTTGCCCACTTTTTGTTGCTTCTGTTCCCTCGAGAGGTCCGGACGGTAACAATTAGTCACAAGTCGTGACTGAAgggaaaaaaggcagcaaattACGGAGATGACTGAGCTGTACTCAGTGTTTTCATCTAAAACCTGCATAAAAACGTTTTAAGACTCAATAAAAAGTATATTAAATATGTGAATTTACAGCACGTGAGTTTTCACCTCCGTGATCGTCTCTGAGCCAACAGTGATTGTCAGCACAGGATCCAGTTTGTACGCAGcttctctctccttttgtcACCCTGCATgctaataacacacacacacacacacacacacacacacacacacacactgtaggtCTGATGGACCGCCGCCAAATCACCTCACTGGTGCTATTCTCTGACTGTTTTCATAGGGCTCGAATGTCAGAGGCCTAAGCACCAGGACGCCAAGGACAAAGACCACGAGGTGATCTCCACAGGAACAGACAGTCCGGAGCTGTGCACGCCGGACACCACGCCACCTGTAATCACACCTGATCTCAGCCCCGTGCTGAGCGTGCCCACCTCGCCGCCCCACACTCCGCCCAAGCACGGCCACCGTCCCAGAAATGCTTGCTTCATGCGCCAGAGCGCCGTGGACGATCAGGGCGGGGCCGAGATCCAGGTGCTGGTGGAGGGGCGGGGCATGGATCTGCCGAGGGGCGGGGCTAACAactggactgatgacatgtATCCGGACCGAGGAGGCAGCAGCCGCTCCACCACGCCCTCCCtgctggaggagcaggagggtcAGATTAACGGCCACGAGCAGGCCCCTCTGTCCAACCACAAACCACGGGAGAAATCCTCGTCCAATCACAAGTCCCGGGAGCACGCTTCCTCCTACAGAGCGTGGGAGCACTCCCTGTCCAACCAAAAGCCCTCCAAGCATGCCTCTTCCAATCACAAGTCGAGGGAGTACTCGTCGTCCAATCACAAAACATGGGATCATTCTTCCACCAATCACAAGGCCTGCGAGCATGCCTCTTCCAACTACAAGCCGCAGGTGCACATTTTGTCCAATCACAAGGCCTTGGAACATAACATGTCCAATCACAAGACTTCTGAGCATGCTTCTTCCAATCACAAGTCCCAAGATTATATCTCCTCCAATCACAATGCAAAGGACCACGTCTGTTCTAGCTACAACCCTCGAGAGCATGTCTACTCCAACCACCATCCAAAGCAGCACAACCCGTCCAACCACAAGCTTAACGAGCATGCTGTAATCGACCAAAGGCTAGACGGCCTCACCGGGGGCTGGACTGCTGAAAGCACCCTTAGGTGGAGCCCCGCCCACTCGCGCCTCACGGAGCAGGACGAGGAGCGGATGAACGACTACACGGTGGACATGAGGCTGTGTCCGGACTCGCAGACGTCTCGGGGGCTCGGCCCGGAGTCCCCGGCCCCCAAAAACAACAGGCTGCGATCCCGAGGCCTTCGGCCGGTCAGAGAAGGATCCATGGACTCTGTACAGATGCTGGACAACCTGAATGTGGGGGCGGAGCTGGAGGAGTGGCCGCTGCACAGGGACCTCACCCTCTCCCCACCCCTAAAGTCTCAGCCCATCACTCTGGAGCAGGAAGGAGAGCATCTCACCCTCAAATCAAACTCAGTGAGTCGTCACAGATACTTCCTGTCGTCTGGTCGACCCGAAAGTCGAGTTAAAGTAAAGATGTGTTCAGATGTTactctggtaaaagtaaaagttgcCCACACAGATAGAAGTCGAGTAAAAGTCTTGAAGTGTCTGATAACAAATGCACTTAAGTATCAGAAGTACATGTGAaagataaatatacatatatcacgtgtacagtatgtaaataatgtaaacGGTCAATGACTGATTATTACAGTCGATATTCAGCTTTCTTCTGATTATCAGCCGtcagatttaatttattttaaaaagttctaCTTTGGCTTTAGATGtaatctacaaagtaactagcaactaaagtaatcaaatgaaagtagtggagtaaacaatacttttcttcttcttcttcttctgcttctatttagtctttttcttcttctttgtcgtcttctgcttttttcttctgctccttccttttctacttcttctcagtttcttcttcctcttcttttgttcctcttcttcttttttcttcctctacttcttctttagattattattattatcggTATCATCACAGTTGAGGAGTCTCCggctctccttcctcttcagtCTGACTCCATGTTGTTCTCTTCTTTCTGCCTCCAGTGTTTTTTGCTCTAACGtcacttcttctctcctctctttgtctttcaggGCTCCAGCTCTATTCTGGTGGTTATGGTCATTTTACTCAATATTGGAGTAGCCATTCTTTTCATTCACTTCTTTATTTAAGCTTATACAGGTATGATCTACTAAGACTTATTGATAACTACggtatattatattattacttaCTGAGACGGACATTCTGCCTATTCGACTGGAGCCCGCAGCCCGAGTGACGGACACAGCAGAGCCTTTCTATTGTTGCTACTGgtcttttctcctctgttgaAGCCCATCTGAGTTTCTACGAAAGCACCGtttcctttttcaaaaaatgCTTCCTTTGAGCTTGCAAccatagaaaaagaaaagtaagaaagtcg from the Sparus aurata chromosome 4, fSpaAur1.1, whole genome shotgun sequence genome contains:
- the jph3a gene encoding junctophilin-3 is translated as MSTGGRFDFDDGGSYCGGWEQGKAHGRGVCTGPQGQGEYAGAWSHGFEVLGVYTWPSGNSYQGTWAQGKRHGIGVESKGRWEYRGEWTQGFKGRYGQLESTASGARYEGTWSNGLQDGYGTETYSDGGTYQGQWLGGMRHGYGVRQSVPYGMAAVILFPLRTSINSLRSEHSHGPPAVLEDGSATTPTDGVVAGLAGSPVGRGGFALTAPSEAERQRKRKGRFRQSILSGLKLRRSESKSSLASQLSKQSSFCSEAGMSTVSSAASDIHSNASESEQGAPVDATVTEMYAGEWRSDQRAGWGVSRRSDGLHYEGEWAGNKRHGYGCTTFPDGTKEEGKYKQNVLVSGKRKNLIPLRASKIREKVDRAVEAAEKAADIAKQKAEIAMSRMSHARGKAEAAEGVAQKATEECRLARIAAKELSPSFHIYGNGLECQRPKHQDAKDKDHEVISTGTDSPELCTPDTTPPVITPDLSPVLSVPTSPPHTPPKHGHRPRNACFMRQSAVDDQGGAEIQVLVEGRGMDLPRGGANNWTDDMYPDRGGSSRSTTPSLLEEQEGQINGHEQAPLSNHKPREKSSSNHKSREHASSYRAWEHSLSNQKPSKHASSNHKSREYSSSNHKTWDHSSTNHKACEHASSNYKPQVHILSNHKALEHNMSNHKTSEHASSNHKSQDYISSNHNAKDHVCSSYNPREHVYSNHHPKQHNPSNHKLNEHAVIDQRLDGLTGGWTAESTLRWSPAHSRLTEQDEERMNDYTVDMRLCPDSQTSRGLGPESPAPKNNRLRSRGLRPVREGSMDSVQMLDNLNVGAELEEWPLHRDLTLSPPLKSQPITLEQEGEHLTLKSNSGSSSILVVMVILLNIGVAILFIHFFI